Proteins found in one Podarcis muralis chromosome 5, rPodMur119.hap1.1, whole genome shotgun sequence genomic segment:
- the LOC114589675 gene encoding putative cation-transporting ATPase 13A5, with protein MLLVAFSVSFFMEDGILQNHRLWLLIKALFRFRSSSQYRKLQWQLEEDAKWPPTSQKDFAEEPKSGAYVNPVYDEAGEN; from the exons atgctgctggtGGCCTTCTCCGTCTCGTTCTTCATGGAG GATGGCATCCTGCAGAACCACCGCCTCTGGCTTCTGATCAAGGCCCTCTTCCGCTTCCGCTCCTCCAGCCAGTACCGGAAgctgcagtggcagctggaggaggaCGCAAAGTGGCCGCCCACCAGTCAGAAGGACTTTGCAGAAGAGCCCAAGAGTGGCGCTTACGTCAACCCCGTCTATGATGAGGCGGGAGAGAACTAG